From Paenibacillus sp. V4I7, one genomic window encodes:
- the rnc gene encoding ribonuclease III, translated as MNRDIKELQQRIGISFRKKELLQQAFTHSSYVNEHRIAGHKDNERLEFLGDAVLELTVSEFLYDSYPGRSEGELTKLRASIVCEPSLVTFAEDLDFGAFVLLGKGEELTGGRSRPALLADVFESFVGALYLDQGLDIVKGFLKKHVFAKISSEGKLLIIDYKTLLQEHTQHHNMGSLEYRIVNERGPAHEREFVAEVHMDADLLGTGAGRSKKEAEQQAAAGALSKLNVTVQR; from the coding sequence ATGAACCGTGATATTAAAGAATTGCAGCAGCGAATTGGGATTTCATTTCGGAAAAAAGAGCTGCTTCAGCAAGCTTTTACCCATTCTTCTTATGTCAATGAACATCGTATTGCTGGGCATAAAGATAACGAGCGACTGGAGTTTCTAGGGGATGCTGTCCTCGAACTAACGGTTTCGGAATTTTTATATGATTCTTATCCAGGGCGTTCAGAAGGTGAATTGACTAAGCTCAGGGCGTCTATCGTTTGTGAGCCGTCACTTGTTACGTTTGCTGAAGATTTGGATTTCGGTGCTTTTGTACTACTCGGTAAAGGGGAAGAGTTAACTGGAGGGCGGTCACGCCCGGCGCTCCTTGCCGACGTTTTCGAGTCCTTTGTTGGTGCTTTATACCTTGATCAAGGCTTGGATATCGTAAAAGGTTTTCTCAAAAAGCACGTTTTCGCAAAAATCTCCAGTGAAGGTAAGTTGCTAATTATTGATTACAAGACTCTATTGCAGGAGCATACCCAACATCACAATATGGGTTCATTGGAATACCGCATTGTGAATGAACGAGGGCCTGCTCACGAACGTGAGTTTGTAGCTGAAGTGCACATGGATGCCGACCTTCTGGGAACCGGAGCAGGACGTTCCAAGAAAGAAGCGGAACAGCAGGCTGCTGCTGGAGCTTTGTCGAAATTGAATGTGACCGTTCAGCGGTAA
- the rpmF gene encoding 50S ribosomal protein L32 has product MAVPQRRTSKTRRDKRRTHFKLEVPGMVKCEQCGELKLAHRVCKSCGTYKGREIVKA; this is encoded by the coding sequence ATGGCAGTACCTCAAAGAAGAACGTCCAAAACTCGTCGCGACAAGCGCCGTACTCACTTTAAATTGGAAGTTCCAGGCATGGTGAAATGTGAACAATGTGGAGAACTGAAGCTAGCACACCGTGTGTGCAAGTCTTGCGGAACTTACAAAGGTAGAGAGATCGTAAAAGCATAA
- the plsX gene encoding phosphate acyltransferase PlsX has product MRIAIDAMGGDNAPKIVVEGALAAAKEWKDVHIILVGNSAAIEAHLTERPANLTIHHTEEVIEAEDEPVKAVRRKKDASMVVAGRLVREKKAEAMISAGNTGALMTTGLLVVGRIPGIERPALAPMIPTMDGNGVLALDLGANMDATAEQLIQYAIMGSIYRSKVHGIAKPRVGLLNVGTEATKGNELTKAAYPLMEQAPIHFVGNVESSQVLRAKCDVIVCDGFAGNIMLKSLEGAASTIFSALKQEFTKTFFTKLAAAVLKPGLTQFRKKLDYNEHGAAPFLGIDGLVLKSHGSSDANAIKNAVRQARIALQNDLVGTISAEISHGKRDITT; this is encoded by the coding sequence ATGCGAATCGCGATTGATGCAATGGGTGGCGACAATGCCCCTAAAATCGTAGTGGAAGGTGCACTCGCAGCGGCCAAAGAATGGAAGGATGTTCATATCATTCTGGTCGGCAACAGCGCCGCGATTGAAGCGCACCTCACAGAAAGGCCAGCGAACTTAACTATCCATCATACGGAAGAAGTCATTGAAGCAGAAGATGAGCCCGTTAAGGCCGTTCGCCGCAAAAAAGACGCTTCCATGGTGGTAGCAGGAAGGCTGGTACGTGAGAAGAAAGCGGAAGCCATGATTTCCGCAGGGAATACAGGTGCTTTGATGACGACAGGATTGCTAGTCGTAGGAAGAATTCCAGGGATTGAACGTCCTGCACTAGCGCCAATGATTCCTACCATGGATGGAAACGGTGTGCTTGCACTCGATCTGGGAGCTAATATGGATGCCACAGCTGAACAGCTGATTCAATACGCCATTATGGGCAGTATTTACCGCTCCAAAGTACATGGTATCGCCAAGCCTCGAGTAGGCCTGCTGAATGTGGGTACAGAAGCGACCAAAGGGAATGAATTAACGAAAGCGGCGTATCCTTTAATGGAACAAGCTCCTATTCATTTTGTGGGAAATGTCGAATCCTCTCAAGTGCTTCGTGCCAAATGCGATGTCATCGTGTGCGATGGATTTGCGGGAAATATCATGCTGAAATCATTGGAAGGCGCTGCGTCTACTATTTTCTCAGCACTGAAACAAGAGTTTACCAAAACCTTTTTCACTAAACTTGCAGCGGCTGTCTTGAAACCAGGACTTACACAATTCCGCAAAAAGTTGGATTATAACGAACATGGGGCTGCCCCGTTTTTAGGTATTGATGGATTGGTCCTAAAAAGCCATGGCTCCTCCGATGCGAATGCCATTAAAAATGCAGTTCGTCAAGCGAGAATTGCCTTACAAAATGATTTGGTTGGCACGATATCTGCCGAAATTAGCCACGGGAAGAGAGATATAACAACATGA
- the acpP gene encoding acyl carrier protein, protein MSDVLDRVKRIVVDRLGVDEAEVTLEASFKEDLGADSLDVVELVMELEDEFDLEISDEDAEKITTVGEVTNYIKSHT, encoded by the coding sequence ATGTCCGACGTATTGGATCGTGTTAAACGAATTGTTGTCGATCGTCTAGGGGTTGATGAAGCTGAAGTCACCCTCGAAGCATCTTTCAAAGAAGATCTAGGTGCTGATTCTCTCGATGTAGTTGAATTAGTAATGGAATTAGAAGATGAGTTCGATTTAGAAATTTCCGATGAAGATGCTGAGAAGATTACGACTGTAGGAGAAGTTACGAATTACATAAAATCTCATACGTAA
- the fabD gene encoding ACP S-malonyltransferase, producing the protein MGKIAFVFPGQGSQSVGMGYDLYTNHPAARAYFERANEALGFSLSDLIFQGPEDQLKITYHTQPALLTTSIACLEAFKAAGIKPDYVAGHSLGEYSALVAAGVLAFEDAVRTVRARGEFMEQAVPGGLGAMAAVLGAEREALAELCTAITSGGSVVELANVNCPGQIVVSGSKEGVAAVVERCKEAGAKRAIPLEVSGPFHSSLMKPASQRLAEVLASIEMSDAAVPVVANVTARPVTQPGDICGLLVEQVYSPVLWEDTIVYLIGQGVDTFIELGSGTVLAGLIKKVDKTVKTVSIGSLEALEKYMQEVHNHVNG; encoded by the coding sequence ATGGGTAAAATAGCATTTGTATTTCCAGGTCAAGGCTCGCAATCCGTGGGTATGGGGTATGATTTATACACGAATCATCCTGCAGCTAGAGCTTATTTTGAGCGCGCTAACGAAGCGCTAGGCTTTTCGTTATCTGATCTGATCTTCCAAGGTCCAGAGGACCAATTGAAGATCACATATCACACGCAGCCTGCGCTGCTGACAACAAGCATCGCTTGTCTGGAAGCGTTCAAGGCTGCGGGCATTAAACCAGACTATGTCGCTGGACATAGTCTTGGTGAATACAGCGCGCTGGTCGCAGCGGGCGTGCTCGCGTTCGAAGACGCGGTCCGCACCGTGCGGGCCCGCGGAGAGTTCATGGAACAGGCCGTCCCTGGCGGTCTGGGTGCCATGGCAGCCGTGCTGGGAGCCGAGCGCGAAGCGCTTGCGGAACTATGCACGGCTATCACAAGCGGCGGCTCCGTCGTGGAGCTCGCCAATGTGAACTGCCCGGGACAGATTGTCGTCTCGGGCAGTAAAGAGGGCGTTGCAGCGGTTGTTGAACGCTGCAAAGAAGCCGGAGCGAAGCGTGCAATACCGCTCGAGGTGAGCGGGCCGTTTCACTCTTCACTCATGAAGCCTGCCTCGCAGCGCCTCGCAGAGGTGCTTGCGTCGATCGAGATGAGTGATGCAGCCGTGCCCGTTGTAGCCAACGTAACGGCTCGTCCTGTCACGCAGCCTGGCGATATTTGCGGGCTGCTCGTGGAGCAAGTGTACTCCCCCGTATTATGGGAGGACACTATTGTTTATCTGATCGGCCAAGGCGTCGATACGTTCATTGAGCTTGGCTCGGGAACGGTTCTCGCCGGTCTGATCAAAAAGGTAGACAAAACGGTGAAAACCGTGTCGATCGGTAGCCTAGAAGCTTTGGAAAAGTACATGCAGGAGGTACACAATCATGTTAACGGGTAA
- a CDS encoding DUF177 domain-containing protein produces the protein MQIRFRELSLKGQVHMTEELALTDPFEGRQDILGHGPVHVDLQAVYEDGAAKVNGTLKLDLELICSRCLSHTNQTIELPFEEVFMQKPEEEDPDLDEDIHLVVGDKVDLEPYVVENVVVGLPYIPLCDEACKGLCPVCGENRNQRDCGCKQEKIDPRLAGLADFFNKE, from the coding sequence ATGCAAATTCGTTTTAGAGAGCTATCTCTTAAAGGGCAGGTTCATATGACTGAAGAATTGGCCTTGACCGATCCGTTTGAAGGACGTCAAGATATCCTTGGTCATGGTCCCGTACACGTTGATCTTCAAGCCGTGTATGAAGATGGAGCAGCAAAAGTTAACGGTACGTTAAAGCTAGACTTGGAGTTAATTTGTTCACGATGCTTATCGCACACTAACCAAACAATCGAACTTCCTTTTGAGGAAGTCTTCATGCAAAAACCAGAAGAAGAAGATCCGGATCTAGACGAGGATATTCATTTAGTGGTTGGAGATAAAGTCGATTTAGAGCCTTACGTTGTAGAAAATGTAGTGGTCGGTTTACCGTACATACCACTTTGTGACGAAGCGTGCAAAGGTCTCTGTCCCGTGTGCGGAGAGAATCGCAATCAACGTGATTGCGGCTGTAAGCAGGAGAAGATTGATCCTAGGCTTGCAGGTCTCGCGGACTTTTTTAACAAAGAATAA
- the fapR gene encoding transcription factor FapR: MVLAIERLPKRQRQQQLLQAIEANPFMTDEELMRTFQVSIQTVRLDRLELGIPELRERMKHMAVKTYDHVRSLPIDEIIGEVIDLQLDQSGISIFEIKEDHVFSRTKIARGHHIFSQANSLAVAVIDDPIALTASADIRFIRSVKLGEKCIAKAYVRSVSKGKARVEVFSYVGDETVFRGNFVIFHSKKEQHLDREDKLHANRD; this comes from the coding sequence GTGGTGCTCGCCATCGAACGCCTTCCTAAACGACAAAGGCAGCAGCAATTGCTTCAAGCCATTGAAGCTAATCCTTTTATGACAGACGAGGAACTGATGCGAACGTTTCAGGTCAGTATCCAAACCGTTCGCTTGGATCGGTTGGAACTCGGCATTCCTGAGCTGCGGGAACGAATGAAGCATATGGCTGTCAAAACGTACGATCATGTACGCTCACTGCCAATTGATGAAATAATTGGAGAAGTGATTGATTTACAGCTGGATCAAAGCGGTATCTCGATTTTTGAAATTAAAGAAGATCATGTTTTCTCAAGAACCAAAATTGCAAGAGGACATCATATTTTCTCGCAAGCGAACTCCCTGGCGGTTGCCGTCATCGACGATCCCATAGCTTTAACAGCTTCTGCAGACATTCGTTTTATTCGTTCTGTAAAGCTCGGAGAGAAATGTATCGCCAAAGCCTATGTGCGTTCCGTTTCCAAAGGGAAAGCAAGAGTTGAGGTGTTTTCATATGTTGGCGATGAAACGGTTTTTCGAGGCAACTTTGTGATCTTTCATTCGAAGAAAGAGCAACATCTAGATAGGGAGGACAAGCTGCATGCGAATCGCGATTGA
- the fabF gene encoding beta-ketoacyl-ACP synthase II: MNRVVITGMGVVTALGQDLETFWGNLTSGQSGISLIENFDVSEYPTRIAAEVKDFNIENYVDRKDSRRMDRFVQFAVAGAINALKDANLNVKEDTDPERVGVSVGSGIGGLNTWEEQHRILLEKGPKRVSPFFIPMMIANMASGQVSMITGAKGPNSTAVTACATGTHSIGDSFKMIQRGDADVMICGGAEATITPIGVAGFCALRAMSTRNEEPHLASRPFDTDRDGFVMGEGAGVMILESLEHAQKRGARIYAEVIGYGMSGDAYHMTDPDPDGAARCMVKAIKDAGISPESISYINAHGTSTSVGDRSETTAIKKALGDHAYKVAVSSTKSMTGHLLGAAGGVEAVICGLTISNSLIAPTINLVNQDPECDLDYVPNTAREAKVDIAMSNSFGFGGHNATIILKRFEA, from the coding sequence ATGAACAGAGTTGTAATTACAGGTATGGGCGTAGTTACTGCCCTTGGTCAAGATTTAGAAACGTTTTGGGGCAATCTGACTTCCGGTCAATCCGGAATCAGTTTGATCGAGAATTTTGATGTCAGCGAGTACCCGACTCGTATTGCTGCTGAGGTTAAAGATTTTAATATTGAGAATTATGTAGATCGTAAGGATTCTCGTCGGATGGATCGTTTCGTTCAATTCGCTGTAGCTGGTGCGATTAATGCGCTAAAAGATGCGAATTTGAATGTGAAGGAAGATACGGATCCTGAACGCGTGGGCGTATCGGTAGGATCAGGAATTGGCGGTTTGAACACGTGGGAAGAACAGCATAGAATTCTTTTGGAGAAGGGTCCGAAACGCGTATCTCCTTTCTTTATTCCGATGATGATTGCGAATATGGCATCTGGTCAAGTTTCAATGATCACAGGGGCAAAAGGACCGAACTCCACGGCAGTTACTGCCTGTGCGACAGGTACACACTCCATTGGTGATTCGTTCAAAATGATTCAACGTGGTGATGCTGACGTAATGATTTGCGGCGGTGCTGAGGCAACGATTACACCAATTGGTGTGGCTGGCTTCTGTGCTTTGCGTGCAATGTCAACTCGTAATGAAGAGCCTCATTTGGCTAGCCGCCCGTTTGATACAGACCGCGATGGTTTTGTCATGGGTGAAGGAGCAGGCGTGATGATTTTGGAATCGCTTGAACATGCGCAGAAGCGTGGGGCACGCATCTATGCCGAAGTGATTGGTTATGGGATGAGCGGTGATGCTTATCACATGACAGATCCAGATCCGGACGGGGCAGCACGTTGTATGGTCAAAGCGATTAAAGACGCGGGCATTAGCCCAGAGTCGATTTCTTACATCAATGCTCATGGAACTTCTACGTCAGTAGGAGATAGATCGGAGACTACGGCTATTAAGAAAGCTTTGGGCGATCACGCCTACAAAGTAGCTGTTAGCTCGACGAAATCAATGACGGGCCATCTACTTGGCGCTGCAGGCGGTGTAGAAGCTGTTATCTGTGGTTTAACCATTTCTAATAGCTTAATTGCACCAACAATCAATTTGGTCAACCAAGACCCTGAATGTGATTTGGATTATGTGCCAAACACAGCTCGTGAAGCAAAGGTTGACATTGCGATGTCGAACTCGTTTGGTTTTGGTGGACATAATGCAACGATTATCTTGAAAAGGTTTGAAGCATAA
- the fabG gene encoding 3-oxoacyl-[acyl-carrier-protein] reductase, whose amino-acid sequence MLTGKVALVTGASRGIGRAIALHLAEHGADVVVNYAGSEAAAGEVVTQIEAMGRKAIKLRADVSSFQEADDLVKQTLESFGKIDILVNNAGITRDNLIMRMKEEEFDQVIATNLKGVFNCVKAVTRPMMKQRFGRIINISSVVGVLGNPGQANYVAAKAGVIGLTKATARELSSRGITVNAVAPGFIETDMTDKLSSEMREQMLKQIPLERLGQPEEIAKVVRFLASDDASYMTGQTLHVDGGMYM is encoded by the coding sequence ATGTTAACGGGTAAGGTGGCACTGGTAACGGGGGCATCTCGAGGTATTGGCCGAGCGATTGCCTTGCATTTGGCTGAGCATGGCGCTGATGTTGTTGTGAACTATGCAGGAAGTGAAGCTGCTGCTGGAGAAGTTGTTACGCAGATTGAAGCGATGGGACGCAAAGCTATTAAGCTGCGTGCCGACGTAAGCAGTTTTCAGGAAGCTGATGATTTAGTGAAGCAAACGCTAGAAAGTTTTGGTAAAATTGATATTCTTGTGAATAATGCTGGCATAACAAGAGACAATTTAATCATGCGGATGAAGGAAGAAGAGTTCGATCAAGTCATCGCTACAAATCTTAAGGGTGTGTTCAACTGTGTAAAAGCCGTTACTCGCCCGATGATGAAACAGCGTTTCGGTCGAATTATTAATATATCTTCTGTAGTGGGTGTGCTCGGTAACCCGGGTCAGGCCAACTATGTAGCAGCAAAAGCAGGCGTTATTGGCTTAACCAAAGCGACTGCGAGAGAACTATCCTCTCGAGGTATTACCGTGAATGCGGTAGCGCCAGGTTTCATCGAAACCGATATGACGGACAAGTTGTCATCCGAGATGCGAGAGCAAATGTTGAAGCAAATTCCACTGGAACGCCTTGGCCAACCTGAGGAAATTGCAAAGGTTGTTCGCTTCCTAGCATCAGACGATGCGTCCTACATGACAGGCCAAACACTCCATGTGGATGGCGGCATGTACATGTAA
- a CDS encoding beta-ketoacyl-ACP synthase III has translation MNLIPVGVLGTGKYVPERILTNQELETMVETNDEWIVTRTGIRERRIASEVQATSDLCYEAALIALTNAGITADQLDLIIVATITPDMAFPSTACILQEKLGAKRAAAFDLSAACSGFVYGLANASNFIATGTYKHALIIGADCLSKITDYTDRNTCILFGDGAGAVVIGEVPEHRGFKSFELGADGTGGPLLKIEGGGSRYPSSQASIDQRLHYIYMAGAEVFKFAVRIMGNAADEALRKAGWEKTDIDLLVPHQANMRIIQASLNRLELTDDKCMINLDKYGNMSAASIPVALAEAVEQGRLNEGDRLVLVGFGGGLTWGAAALVW, from the coding sequence ATGAACTTAATACCGGTTGGGGTACTCGGAACGGGTAAATATGTACCAGAACGAATTTTAACAAATCAAGAATTAGAAACCATGGTCGAAACGAATGATGAGTGGATCGTGACTAGAACGGGTATACGTGAGAGAAGAATAGCATCAGAAGTACAAGCTACATCTGATCTTTGTTATGAAGCCGCTCTAATTGCCCTGACTAATGCAGGGATTACGGCAGACCAACTTGATTTAATTATAGTAGCGACGATTACACCTGATATGGCATTCCCTTCAACGGCATGTATTCTCCAAGAAAAGCTGGGAGCCAAAAGAGCAGCAGCTTTTGACTTGTCAGCAGCTTGTTCAGGCTTCGTATATGGACTAGCTAATGCCTCTAACTTCATTGCTACAGGTACATATAAACATGCACTTATCATTGGCGCTGATTGTTTATCCAAAATTACTGACTATACAGACCGAAACACTTGCATTCTTTTTGGCGATGGCGCTGGAGCCGTTGTTATTGGGGAAGTGCCTGAACATAGAGGTTTCAAATCGTTTGAGTTGGGTGCTGATGGCACAGGAGGTCCGCTCCTGAAAATTGAAGGTGGCGGGTCACGCTATCCTTCCTCACAAGCCTCCATCGATCAACGTTTGCACTACATTTACATGGCCGGAGCTGAAGTCTTCAAATTTGCCGTTCGGATCATGGGCAATGCAGCTGATGAAGCGCTGCGCAAAGCAGGCTGGGAAAAAACAGACATCGATCTGCTTGTACCGCACCAAGCGAATATGAGAATCATTCAAGCTTCCCTAAATCGTCTTGAACTGACTGACGACAAATGCATGATCAACCTAGACAAGTACGGTAACATGTCCGCCGCCTCTATCCCGGTAGCTCTCGCTGAAGCAGTTGAGCAGGGCAGATTGAATGAAGGCGACCGTCTCGTGCTAGTCGGCTTCGGCGGCGGCTTAACGTGGGGCGCAGCTGCCTTGGTTTGGTAG